From a single Daphnia pulex isolate KAP4 chromosome 2, ASM2113471v1 genomic region:
- the LOC124207541 gene encoding uncharacterized protein LOC124207541 isoform X2: MKMAMFPIRWILIIFWAFAVRCNCQSENLGASSWAKLQISPDTLSSMEYGNFLIEIYEHANNHKITTTAGDKKYFYSPIALLDHKSAVSKFNKVTKQSEMRFRIEMWNDKVQSEVVKHLKEIVGQEILTNKVRVIPLEKVILTSKRPTVDYSLYPEWTNYDKSKTLWFSLLCYDQEVCDELAEEMQSDPTQFDHLKLLYSLSSQTSQTKQTTISIDSVTSGQMVTSLLQKFGDKKEVFLTANDEKKMLTETATNIRMDTFDDSEVGSPDTESHILNILKDLLITSRMTIKEPSEKMWDSVFWNEDNYRPDKTTKTLNEIINKLDMETQKKLADMFQKAEKQSEIIEKLASSNKDAEKSQEEQTRRVNQSKDANLNETSRSKATEEEQFSRNQIADGNSKTNEVDTEVSGQGYGFSGSAKVGVENSNTQNTERQSEMRENAKKSLNRYARNLENKERMQHKYDSNSWADVDRISSAISEKLANNSDSSRRDEILKEDVEKLLQESRGHVQWDGEKFVPKPMQLSRINLGKFRDSQSFQDRNVRVRYTNAELSAPIKFVEHAELTVTDEWNHLKDELKDMRELLNTTLMNLEKTNTELSVVRSVVTNQLEAITGTKQELLKSKSELEKTREDFNITIYDLSLKLNATEKELNEMKISVENLSMELKENSQWFSYPKGTESNLREELKGQLETITTDLATTRTDLSSTNSAVVYLLAILKARTNEIADIGKMPTNCKDLNRMGHIN, from the exons atgaaaatggcCATGTTTCCGATTAGATGGATCCTCATCATCTTTTGGGCTTTTGCCGTTCGCTGTAATTGCCAATCAGAAAACTTGGGTGCTTCTTCTTGGGCGAAACTGCAAATCTCACCGGATACGTTAAGTTCCATGGAATATGGCAATTTCCTCATTGAAATTTACGAACATGCTAATAATCACAAGATAACGACAACTGCCGgcgacaaaaaatatttctactcTCCCATTGCGCTACTGGACCACAAAAGTGCCGTTAGTAAATTCAACAAGGTGACGAAGCAATCAGAAATGAGATTCCGCattgaaatgtggaacgaCAAAGTTCAAAGTGAAGTTGTGAAACATTTGAAGGAAATCGTCGGCCAAGAAATTTTAACCAATAAAGTGAGAGTCATTCCCTTGGAGAAGGTCATTCTCACCAGCAAAAGACCTACAGTGGATTATTCGCTTTATCCTGAGTGGACGAATTATGACAAGAGCAAGACCCTGTggttttctttgttgtgttACGACCAAGAAGTCTGCGACGAACTGGCCGAAGAAATGCAATCCGATCCAACCCAATTCGACCATTTAAAACTCCTCTACAGTTTGTCGTCGCAGACGTCGCAAACCAAACAGACGACCATTAGCATAGACAGCGTCACTTCCGGTCAAATGGTCACTAGtcttttacagaaatttggagacaaaaaagaagtttttcttACGGCCAATGACGAGAAGAAAATGCTGACGGAAACGGCCACCAACATCCGAATGGACACATTCGACGACTCCGAGGTCGGATCTCCGGACACGGAGTCtcatattttgaatattttaaaggaTTTGCTGATCACTTCCAGGATGACCATCAAAGAACCAAGTGAAAAGATGTGGGACTCTGTTTTCTGGAATGAGGACAATTACCGACCGGACaaaacgacgaaaactttgaatgaaattattaacAAACTGGACATGGAAACTCAAAAGAAACTAGCAGATATGTTTCAAAAAGCGGAGAAGCAATCGGAAATAATCGAAAAATTGGCTTCGAGTAATAAAGACGCGGAGAAAAGTCAAGAGGAACAAACTCGTCGCGTAAATCAATCGAAAGATGCGAATCTAAATGAAACGAGTAGATCAAAAGCAACAGAAGAAGAGCAATTTAGCCGCAATCAAATTGCAGATGGCAATTCTAAAACCAACGAAGTTGACACGGAAGTCAGTGGGCAAGGGTACGGATTTAGTGGTAGCGCCAAAGTCGGAGTAGAAAATAGTAACACGCAGAATACCGAACGACAGAGCGAGATGAGGGAAAAtgcaaagaaaagtttgaataGATACGCCAGAAATTtagagaataaagaaagaatgcAACACAAATACGACTCAAACAGTTGGGCTGACGTGGACAGAATCAGTTCGGCGATTTCAGAAAAATTAGCAAACAATTCCGATAGTTCCCGGCGGgatgaaattttgaaagaagacgTGGAAAAGCTATTACAAGAAAGCAGAGGTCACGTCCAATGGGACGGAGAGAAATTCGTACCGAAACCTATGCAACTAAGCAGAATCAATTTGGGCAAATTTCGTGACTCTCAATCGTTTCAGGATCGCAATGTTCGTGTCCGTTACACGAACGCAGAACTGTCGGCGCCTATTAAATTTGTGGAACACGCAGAATTGACCGTCACTGATGAATGGAACCATTTAAAGGACGAACTGAAAG ACATGAGAGAACTCTTAAACACAACTCTGATGAACTTGGAGAAAACAAATACGGAACTGAGTGTTGTGAGAAGTGTTGTAACTAATCAATTAGAAG cGATTACAGGCACTAAACAGGAGTTGTTGAAATCGAAATCCGAATTAGAAAAAACGAGGGAAGATTTCAACATAACCATCTATGatttatcattaaaattaaatg cgactgaaaaagaattgaacgAAATGAAGATCAGCGTCGAAAACTTGTCCATGGAACTCAAAG AAAATTCGCAATGGTTTAGCTATCCAAAAGGCACCGAATCCAATCTGAGAGAAGAACTGAAAG GTCAACTGGAAACTATAACAACTGATTTGGCCACAACGAGAACGGATTTGAGCAGCACGAATTCCGCTGTCGTATATTTGTTAGCAATATTAAAAG ccCGAACGAATGAAATTGCAGATATTGGTAAAATGCCAACCAACTGTAAAGATCTTAATCGAATGGGACATATAAATTGA
- the LOC124207541 gene encoding uncharacterized protein LOC124207541 isoform X1 has product MKMAMFPIRWILIIFWAFAVRCNCQSENLGASSWAKLQISPDTLSSMEYGNFLIEIYEHANNHKITTTAGDKKYFYSPIALLDHKSAVSKFNKVTKQSEMRFRIEMWNDKVQSEVVKHLKEIVGQEILTNKVRVIPLEKVILTSKRPTVDYSLYPEWTNYDKSKTLWFSLLCYDQEVCDELAEEMQSDPTQFDHLKLLYSLSSQTSQTKQTTISIDSVTSGQMVTSLLQKFGDKKEVFLTANDEKKMLTETATNIRMDTFDDSEVGSPDTESHILNILKDLLITSRMTIKEPSEKMWDSVFWNEDNYRPDKTTKTLNEIINKLDMETQKKLADMFQKAEKQSEIIEKLASSNKDAEKSQEEQTRRVNQSKDANLNETSRSKATEEEQFSRNQIADGNSKTNEVDTEVSGQGYGFSGSAKVGVENSNTQNTERQSEMRENAKKSLNRYARNLENKERMQHKYDSNSWADVDRISSAISEKLANNSDSSRRDEILKEDVEKLLQESRGHVQWDGEKFVPKPMQLSRINLGKFRDSQSFQDRNVRVRYTNAELSAPIKFVEHAELTVTDEWNHLKDELKDMRELLNTTLMNLEKTNTELSVVRSVVTNQLEAITGTKQELLKSKSELEKTREDFNITIYDLSLKLNATEKELNEMKISVENLSMELKENSQWFSYPKGTESNLREELKATSGQLETITTDLATTRTDLSSTNSAVVYLLAILKARTNEIADIGKMPTNCKDLNRMGHIN; this is encoded by the exons atgaaaatggcCATGTTTCCGATTAGATGGATCCTCATCATCTTTTGGGCTTTTGCCGTTCGCTGTAATTGCCAATCAGAAAACTTGGGTGCTTCTTCTTGGGCGAAACTGCAAATCTCACCGGATACGTTAAGTTCCATGGAATATGGCAATTTCCTCATTGAAATTTACGAACATGCTAATAATCACAAGATAACGACAACTGCCGgcgacaaaaaatatttctactcTCCCATTGCGCTACTGGACCACAAAAGTGCCGTTAGTAAATTCAACAAGGTGACGAAGCAATCAGAAATGAGATTCCGCattgaaatgtggaacgaCAAAGTTCAAAGTGAAGTTGTGAAACATTTGAAGGAAATCGTCGGCCAAGAAATTTTAACCAATAAAGTGAGAGTCATTCCCTTGGAGAAGGTCATTCTCACCAGCAAAAGACCTACAGTGGATTATTCGCTTTATCCTGAGTGGACGAATTATGACAAGAGCAAGACCCTGTggttttctttgttgtgttACGACCAAGAAGTCTGCGACGAACTGGCCGAAGAAATGCAATCCGATCCAACCCAATTCGACCATTTAAAACTCCTCTACAGTTTGTCGTCGCAGACGTCGCAAACCAAACAGACGACCATTAGCATAGACAGCGTCACTTCCGGTCAAATGGTCACTAGtcttttacagaaatttggagacaaaaaagaagtttttcttACGGCCAATGACGAGAAGAAAATGCTGACGGAAACGGCCACCAACATCCGAATGGACACATTCGACGACTCCGAGGTCGGATCTCCGGACACGGAGTCtcatattttgaatattttaaaggaTTTGCTGATCACTTCCAGGATGACCATCAAAGAACCAAGTGAAAAGATGTGGGACTCTGTTTTCTGGAATGAGGACAATTACCGACCGGACaaaacgacgaaaactttgaatgaaattattaacAAACTGGACATGGAAACTCAAAAGAAACTAGCAGATATGTTTCAAAAAGCGGAGAAGCAATCGGAAATAATCGAAAAATTGGCTTCGAGTAATAAAGACGCGGAGAAAAGTCAAGAGGAACAAACTCGTCGCGTAAATCAATCGAAAGATGCGAATCTAAATGAAACGAGTAGATCAAAAGCAACAGAAGAAGAGCAATTTAGCCGCAATCAAATTGCAGATGGCAATTCTAAAACCAACGAAGTTGACACGGAAGTCAGTGGGCAAGGGTACGGATTTAGTGGTAGCGCCAAAGTCGGAGTAGAAAATAGTAACACGCAGAATACCGAACGACAGAGCGAGATGAGGGAAAAtgcaaagaaaagtttgaataGATACGCCAGAAATTtagagaataaagaaagaatgcAACACAAATACGACTCAAACAGTTGGGCTGACGTGGACAGAATCAGTTCGGCGATTTCAGAAAAATTAGCAAACAATTCCGATAGTTCCCGGCGGgatgaaattttgaaagaagacgTGGAAAAGCTATTACAAGAAAGCAGAGGTCACGTCCAATGGGACGGAGAGAAATTCGTACCGAAACCTATGCAACTAAGCAGAATCAATTTGGGCAAATTTCGTGACTCTCAATCGTTTCAGGATCGCAATGTTCGTGTCCGTTACACGAACGCAGAACTGTCGGCGCCTATTAAATTTGTGGAACACGCAGAATTGACCGTCACTGATGAATGGAACCATTTAAAGGACGAACTGAAAG ACATGAGAGAACTCTTAAACACAACTCTGATGAACTTGGAGAAAACAAATACGGAACTGAGTGTTGTGAGAAGTGTTGTAACTAATCAATTAGAAG cGATTACAGGCACTAAACAGGAGTTGTTGAAATCGAAATCCGAATTAGAAAAAACGAGGGAAGATTTCAACATAACCATCTATGatttatcattaaaattaaatg cgactgaaaaagaattgaacgAAATGAAGATCAGCGTCGAAAACTTGTCCATGGAACTCAAAG AAAATTCGCAATGGTTTAGCTATCCAAAAGGCACCGAATCCAATCTGAGAGAAGAACTGAAAG CAACTTCAGGTCAACTGGAAACTATAACAACTGATTTGGCCACAACGAGAACGGATTTGAGCAGCACGAATTCCGCTGTCGTATATTTGTTAGCAATATTAAAAG ccCGAACGAATGAAATTGCAGATATTGGTAAAATGCCAACCAACTGTAAAGATCTTAATCGAATGGGACATATAAATTGA
- the LOC124207541 gene encoding uncharacterized protein LOC124207541 isoform X5 — MEYGNFLIEIYEHANNHKITTTAGDKKYFYSPIALLDHKSAVSKFNKVTKQSEMRFRIEMWNDKVQSEVVKHLKEIVGQEILTNKVRVIPLEKVILTSKRPTVDYSLYPEWTNYDKSKTLWFSLLCYDQEVCDELAEEMQSDPTQFDHLKLLYSLSSQTSQTKQTTISIDSVTSGQMVTSLLQKFGDKKEVFLTANDEKKMLTETATNIRMDTFDDSEVGSPDTESHILNILKDLLITSRMTIKEPSEKMWDSVFWNEDNYRPDKTTKTLNEIINKLDMETQKKLADMFQKAEKQSEIIEKLASSNKDAEKSQEEQTRRVNQSKDANLNETSRSKATEEEQFSRNQIADGNSKTNEVDTEVSGQGYGFSGSAKVGVENSNTQNTERQSEMRENAKKSLNRYARNLENKERMQHKYDSNSWADVDRISSAISEKLANNSDSSRRDEILKEDVEKLLQESRGHVQWDGEKFVPKPMQLSRINLGKFRDSQSFQDRNVRVRYTNAELSAPIKFVEHAELTVTDEWNHLKDELKDMRELLNTTLMNLEKTNTELSVVRSVVTNQLEAITGTKQELLKSKSELEKTREDFNITIYDLSLKLNATEKELNEMKISVENLSMELKENSQWFSYPKGTESNLREELKATSGQLETITTDLATTRTDLSSTNSAVVYLLAILKARTNEIADIGKMPTNCKDLNRMGHIN, encoded by the exons ATGGAATATGGCAATTTCCTCATTGAAATTTACGAACATGCTAATAATCACAAGATAACGACAACTGCCGgcgacaaaaaatatttctactcTCCCATTGCGCTACTGGACCACAAAAGTGCCGTTAGTAAATTCAACAAGGTGACGAAGCAATCAGAAATGAGATTCCGCattgaaatgtggaacgaCAAAGTTCAAAGTGAAGTTGTGAAACATTTGAAGGAAATCGTCGGCCAAGAAATTTTAACCAATAAAGTGAGAGTCATTCCCTTGGAGAAGGTCATTCTCACCAGCAAAAGACCTACAGTGGATTATTCGCTTTATCCTGAGTGGACGAATTATGACAAGAGCAAGACCCTGTggttttctttgttgtgttACGACCAAGAAGTCTGCGACGAACTGGCCGAAGAAATGCAATCCGATCCAACCCAATTCGACCATTTAAAACTCCTCTACAGTTTGTCGTCGCAGACGTCGCAAACCAAACAGACGACCATTAGCATAGACAGCGTCACTTCCGGTCAAATGGTCACTAGtcttttacagaaatttggagacaaaaaagaagtttttcttACGGCCAATGACGAGAAGAAAATGCTGACGGAAACGGCCACCAACATCCGAATGGACACATTCGACGACTCCGAGGTCGGATCTCCGGACACGGAGTCtcatattttgaatattttaaaggaTTTGCTGATCACTTCCAGGATGACCATCAAAGAACCAAGTGAAAAGATGTGGGACTCTGTTTTCTGGAATGAGGACAATTACCGACCGGACaaaacgacgaaaactttgaatgaaattattaacAAACTGGACATGGAAACTCAAAAGAAACTAGCAGATATGTTTCAAAAAGCGGAGAAGCAATCGGAAATAATCGAAAAATTGGCTTCGAGTAATAAAGACGCGGAGAAAAGTCAAGAGGAACAAACTCGTCGCGTAAATCAATCGAAAGATGCGAATCTAAATGAAACGAGTAGATCAAAAGCAACAGAAGAAGAGCAATTTAGCCGCAATCAAATTGCAGATGGCAATTCTAAAACCAACGAAGTTGACACGGAAGTCAGTGGGCAAGGGTACGGATTTAGTGGTAGCGCCAAAGTCGGAGTAGAAAATAGTAACACGCAGAATACCGAACGACAGAGCGAGATGAGGGAAAAtgcaaagaaaagtttgaataGATACGCCAGAAATTtagagaataaagaaagaatgcAACACAAATACGACTCAAACAGTTGGGCTGACGTGGACAGAATCAGTTCGGCGATTTCAGAAAAATTAGCAAACAATTCCGATAGTTCCCGGCGGgatgaaattttgaaagaagacgTGGAAAAGCTATTACAAGAAAGCAGAGGTCACGTCCAATGGGACGGAGAGAAATTCGTACCGAAACCTATGCAACTAAGCAGAATCAATTTGGGCAAATTTCGTGACTCTCAATCGTTTCAGGATCGCAATGTTCGTGTCCGTTACACGAACGCAGAACTGTCGGCGCCTATTAAATTTGTGGAACACGCAGAATTGACCGTCACTGATGAATGGAACCATTTAAAGGACGAACTGAAAG ACATGAGAGAACTCTTAAACACAACTCTGATGAACTTGGAGAAAACAAATACGGAACTGAGTGTTGTGAGAAGTGTTGTAACTAATCAATTAGAAG cGATTACAGGCACTAAACAGGAGTTGTTGAAATCGAAATCCGAATTAGAAAAAACGAGGGAAGATTTCAACATAACCATCTATGatttatcattaaaattaaatg cgactgaaaaagaattgaacgAAATGAAGATCAGCGTCGAAAACTTGTCCATGGAACTCAAAG AAAATTCGCAATGGTTTAGCTATCCAAAAGGCACCGAATCCAATCTGAGAGAAGAACTGAAAG CAACTTCAGGTCAACTGGAAACTATAACAACTGATTTGGCCACAACGAGAACGGATTTGAGCAGCACGAATTCCGCTGTCGTATATTTGTTAGCAATATTAAAAG ccCGAACGAATGAAATTGCAGATATTGGTAAAATGCCAACCAACTGTAAAGATCTTAATCGAATGGGACATATAAATTGA
- the LOC124207541 gene encoding golgin subfamily A member 1-like isoform X3: protein MKMAMFPIRWILIIFWAFAVRCNCQSENLGASSWAKLQISPDTLSSMEYGNFLIEIYEHANNHKITTTAGDKKYFYSPIALLDHKSAVSKFNKVTKQSEMRFRIEMWNDKVQSEVVKHLKEIVGQEILTNKVRVIPLEKVILTSKRPTVDYSLYPEWTNYDKSKTLWFSLLCYDQEVCDELAEEMQSDPTQFDHLKLLYSLSSQTSQTKQTTISIDSVTSGQMVTSLLQKFGDKKEVFLTANDEKKMLTETATNIRMDTFDDSEVGSPDTESHILNILKDLLITSRMTIKEPSEKMWDSVFWNEDNYRPDKTTKTLNEIINKLDMETQKKLADMFQKAEKQSEIIEKLASSNKDAEKSQEEQTRRVNQSKDANLNETSRSKATEEEQFSRNQIADGNSKTNEVDTEVSGQGYGFSGSAKVGVENSNTQNTERQSEMRENAKKSLNRYARNLENKERMQHKYDSNSWADVDRISSAISEKLANNSDSSRRDEILKEDVEKLLQESRGHVQWDGEKFVPKPMQLSRINLGKFRDSQSFQDRNVRVRYTNAELSAPIKFVEHAELTVTDEWNHLKDELKDMRELLNTTLMNLEKTNTELSVVRSVVTNQLEGTKQELLKSKSELEKTREDFNITIYDLSLKLNATEKELNEMKISVENLSMELKENSQWFSYPKGTESNLREELKATSGQLETITTDLATTRTDLSSTNSAVVYLLAILKARTNEIADIGKMPTNCKDLNRMGHIN from the exons atgaaaatggcCATGTTTCCGATTAGATGGATCCTCATCATCTTTTGGGCTTTTGCCGTTCGCTGTAATTGCCAATCAGAAAACTTGGGTGCTTCTTCTTGGGCGAAACTGCAAATCTCACCGGATACGTTAAGTTCCATGGAATATGGCAATTTCCTCATTGAAATTTACGAACATGCTAATAATCACAAGATAACGACAACTGCCGgcgacaaaaaatatttctactcTCCCATTGCGCTACTGGACCACAAAAGTGCCGTTAGTAAATTCAACAAGGTGACGAAGCAATCAGAAATGAGATTCCGCattgaaatgtggaacgaCAAAGTTCAAAGTGAAGTTGTGAAACATTTGAAGGAAATCGTCGGCCAAGAAATTTTAACCAATAAAGTGAGAGTCATTCCCTTGGAGAAGGTCATTCTCACCAGCAAAAGACCTACAGTGGATTATTCGCTTTATCCTGAGTGGACGAATTATGACAAGAGCAAGACCCTGTggttttctttgttgtgttACGACCAAGAAGTCTGCGACGAACTGGCCGAAGAAATGCAATCCGATCCAACCCAATTCGACCATTTAAAACTCCTCTACAGTTTGTCGTCGCAGACGTCGCAAACCAAACAGACGACCATTAGCATAGACAGCGTCACTTCCGGTCAAATGGTCACTAGtcttttacagaaatttggagacaaaaaagaagtttttcttACGGCCAATGACGAGAAGAAAATGCTGACGGAAACGGCCACCAACATCCGAATGGACACATTCGACGACTCCGAGGTCGGATCTCCGGACACGGAGTCtcatattttgaatattttaaaggaTTTGCTGATCACTTCCAGGATGACCATCAAAGAACCAAGTGAAAAGATGTGGGACTCTGTTTTCTGGAATGAGGACAATTACCGACCGGACaaaacgacgaaaactttgaatgaaattattaacAAACTGGACATGGAAACTCAAAAGAAACTAGCAGATATGTTTCAAAAAGCGGAGAAGCAATCGGAAATAATCGAAAAATTGGCTTCGAGTAATAAAGACGCGGAGAAAAGTCAAGAGGAACAAACTCGTCGCGTAAATCAATCGAAAGATGCGAATCTAAATGAAACGAGTAGATCAAAAGCAACAGAAGAAGAGCAATTTAGCCGCAATCAAATTGCAGATGGCAATTCTAAAACCAACGAAGTTGACACGGAAGTCAGTGGGCAAGGGTACGGATTTAGTGGTAGCGCCAAAGTCGGAGTAGAAAATAGTAACACGCAGAATACCGAACGACAGAGCGAGATGAGGGAAAAtgcaaagaaaagtttgaataGATACGCCAGAAATTtagagaataaagaaagaatgcAACACAAATACGACTCAAACAGTTGGGCTGACGTGGACAGAATCAGTTCGGCGATTTCAGAAAAATTAGCAAACAATTCCGATAGTTCCCGGCGGgatgaaattttgaaagaagacgTGGAAAAGCTATTACAAGAAAGCAGAGGTCACGTCCAATGGGACGGAGAGAAATTCGTACCGAAACCTATGCAACTAAGCAGAATCAATTTGGGCAAATTTCGTGACTCTCAATCGTTTCAGGATCGCAATGTTCGTGTCCGTTACACGAACGCAGAACTGTCGGCGCCTATTAAATTTGTGGAACACGCAGAATTGACCGTCACTGATGAATGGAACCATTTAAAGGACGAACTGAAAG ACATGAGAGAACTCTTAAACACAACTCTGATGAACTTGGAGAAAACAAATACGGAACTGAGTGTTGTGAGAAGTGTTGTAACTAATCAATTAGAAG GCACTAAACAGGAGTTGTTGAAATCGAAATCCGAATTAGAAAAAACGAGGGAAGATTTCAACATAACCATCTATGatttatcattaaaattaaatg cgactgaaaaagaattgaacgAAATGAAGATCAGCGTCGAAAACTTGTCCATGGAACTCAAAG AAAATTCGCAATGGTTTAGCTATCCAAAAGGCACCGAATCCAATCTGAGAGAAGAACTGAAAG CAACTTCAGGTCAACTGGAAACTATAACAACTGATTTGGCCACAACGAGAACGGATTTGAGCAGCACGAATTCCGCTGTCGTATATTTGTTAGCAATATTAAAAG ccCGAACGAATGAAATTGCAGATATTGGTAAAATGCCAACCAACTGTAAAGATCTTAATCGAATGGGACATATAAATTGA
- the LOC124207541 gene encoding golgin subfamily A member 1-like isoform X6 translates to MEYGNFLIEIYEHANNHKITTTAGDKKYFYSPIALLDHKSAVSKFNKVTKQSEMRFRIEMWNDKVQSEVVKHLKEIVGQEILTNKVRVIPLEKVILTSKRPTVDYSLYPEWTNYDKSKTLWFSLLCYDQEVCDELAEEMQSDPTQFDHLKLLYSLSSQTSQTKQTTISIDSVTSGQMVTSLLQKFGDKKEVFLTANDEKKMLTETATNIRMDTFDDSEVGSPDTESHILNILKDLLITSRMTIKEPSEKMWDSVFWNEDNYRPDKTTKTLNEIINKLDMETQKKLADMFQKAEKQSEIIEKLASSNKDAEKSQEEQTRRVNQSKDANLNETSRSKATEEEQFSRNQIADGNSKTNEVDTEVSGQGYGFSGSAKVGVENSNTQNTERQSEMRENAKKSLNRYARNLENKERMQHKYDSNSWADVDRISSAISEKLANNSDSSRRDEILKEDVEKLLQESRGHVQWDGEKFVPKPMQLSRINLGKFRDSQSFQDRNVRVRYTNAELSAPIKFVEHAELTVTDEWNHLKDELKDMRELLNTTLMNLEKTNTELSVVRSVVTNQLEGTKQELLKSKSELEKTREDFNITIYDLSLKLNATEKELNEMKISVENLSMELKENSQWFSYPKGTESNLREELKATSGQLETITTDLATTRTDLSSTNSAVVYLLAILKARTNEIADIGKMPTNCKDLNRMGHIN, encoded by the exons ATGGAATATGGCAATTTCCTCATTGAAATTTACGAACATGCTAATAATCACAAGATAACGACAACTGCCGgcgacaaaaaatatttctactcTCCCATTGCGCTACTGGACCACAAAAGTGCCGTTAGTAAATTCAACAAGGTGACGAAGCAATCAGAAATGAGATTCCGCattgaaatgtggaacgaCAAAGTTCAAAGTGAAGTTGTGAAACATTTGAAGGAAATCGTCGGCCAAGAAATTTTAACCAATAAAGTGAGAGTCATTCCCTTGGAGAAGGTCATTCTCACCAGCAAAAGACCTACAGTGGATTATTCGCTTTATCCTGAGTGGACGAATTATGACAAGAGCAAGACCCTGTggttttctttgttgtgttACGACCAAGAAGTCTGCGACGAACTGGCCGAAGAAATGCAATCCGATCCAACCCAATTCGACCATTTAAAACTCCTCTACAGTTTGTCGTCGCAGACGTCGCAAACCAAACAGACGACCATTAGCATAGACAGCGTCACTTCCGGTCAAATGGTCACTAGtcttttacagaaatttggagacaaaaaagaagtttttcttACGGCCAATGACGAGAAGAAAATGCTGACGGAAACGGCCACCAACATCCGAATGGACACATTCGACGACTCCGAGGTCGGATCTCCGGACACGGAGTCtcatattttgaatattttaaaggaTTTGCTGATCACTTCCAGGATGACCATCAAAGAACCAAGTGAAAAGATGTGGGACTCTGTTTTCTGGAATGAGGACAATTACCGACCGGACaaaacgacgaaaactttgaatgaaattattaacAAACTGGACATGGAAACTCAAAAGAAACTAGCAGATATGTTTCAAAAAGCGGAGAAGCAATCGGAAATAATCGAAAAATTGGCTTCGAGTAATAAAGACGCGGAGAAAAGTCAAGAGGAACAAACTCGTCGCGTAAATCAATCGAAAGATGCGAATCTAAATGAAACGAGTAGATCAAAAGCAACAGAAGAAGAGCAATTTAGCCGCAATCAAATTGCAGATGGCAATTCTAAAACCAACGAAGTTGACACGGAAGTCAGTGGGCAAGGGTACGGATTTAGTGGTAGCGCCAAAGTCGGAGTAGAAAATAGTAACACGCAGAATACCGAACGACAGAGCGAGATGAGGGAAAAtgcaaagaaaagtttgaataGATACGCCAGAAATTtagagaataaagaaagaatgcAACACAAATACGACTCAAACAGTTGGGCTGACGTGGACAGAATCAGTTCGGCGATTTCAGAAAAATTAGCAAACAATTCCGATAGTTCCCGGCGGgatgaaattttgaaagaagacgTGGAAAAGCTATTACAAGAAAGCAGAGGTCACGTCCAATGGGACGGAGAGAAATTCGTACCGAAACCTATGCAACTAAGCAGAATCAATTTGGGCAAATTTCGTGACTCTCAATCGTTTCAGGATCGCAATGTTCGTGTCCGTTACACGAACGCAGAACTGTCGGCGCCTATTAAATTTGTGGAACACGCAGAATTGACCGTCACTGATGAATGGAACCATTTAAAGGACGAACTGAAAG ACATGAGAGAACTCTTAAACACAACTCTGATGAACTTGGAGAAAACAAATACGGAACTGAGTGTTGTGAGAAGTGTTGTAACTAATCAATTAGAAG GCACTAAACAGGAGTTGTTGAAATCGAAATCCGAATTAGAAAAAACGAGGGAAGATTTCAACATAACCATCTATGatttatcattaaaattaaatg cgactgaaaaagaattgaacgAAATGAAGATCAGCGTCGAAAACTTGTCCATGGAACTCAAAG AAAATTCGCAATGGTTTAGCTATCCAAAAGGCACCGAATCCAATCTGAGAGAAGAACTGAAAG CAACTTCAGGTCAACTGGAAACTATAACAACTGATTTGGCCACAACGAGAACGGATTTGAGCAGCACGAATTCCGCTGTCGTATATTTGTTAGCAATATTAAAAG ccCGAACGAATGAAATTGCAGATATTGGTAAAATGCCAACCAACTGTAAAGATCTTAATCGAATGGGACATATAAATTGA